From Heliomicrobium gestii, a single genomic window includes:
- a CDS encoding indolepyruvate ferredoxin oxidoreductase subunit alpha gives MAYRITADDCIACGACEGGCPVSCITEKEDGKRVIDESACIDCGACADACPVSCIHQA, from the coding sequence ATGGCCTATCGGATTACCGCCGATGACTGCATCGCTTGCGGCGCCTGTGAAGGCGGCTGTCCCGTCTCCTGCATCACTGAAAAGGAAGACGGCAAGCGTGTCATCGATGAGAGCGCCTGCATCGACTGCGGCGCCTGCGCCGACGCCTGTCCCGTTTCCTGTATTCATCAAGCCTAA
- a CDS encoding STAS domain-containing protein: MAYFFDFEGQTVKVRIEGSFTITTASRFKNEILQLIDEGRHFVTIDMSGVDLIDSLALGTLVSVLKRTHSHGGNVSIQNPQGAVREALTITKLNQVFVIE, translated from the coding sequence ATGGCTTATTTTTTTGATTTTGAAGGTCAGACCGTAAAGGTTCGCATAGAGGGAAGTTTCACCATCACGACGGCCAGTCGTTTTAAAAATGAGATTCTGCAGCTGATTGATGAGGGAAGGCATTTTGTTACAATCGACATGAGCGGTGTTGATTTAATCGACAGCCTTGCCCTTGGCACCTTGGTGTCGGTGTTGAAACGCACACACAGCCACGGCGGAAATGTATCTATTCAAAACCCGCAAGGCGCGGTCCGTGAGGCGTTGACGATCACCAAGTTGAATCAGGTGTTTGTCATCGAGTGA
- a CDS encoding C40 family peptidase produces the protein MAESTTTVNQGASHGEALKTAPEAMPGTMGITPEAMPGTTAISIVEQVVCRSLADVWSDWTEKRERVTQAWLGSRVEVVAGEQEPRDGWRKVRLPDQGDYDGWMRVEDVTHLAITDPSPLCVITEPVVKVAPSSPTLQGGFFSDRQGPTPFSELSREGEDEDWLPMGVRLPLMECSGGAAALQMFDGSLRWAPEEAIGRWPSADRQSGQGVLHLAAKFLGRPYLWGGMGWPGIDCSGLVFIAFWTSGIQIPRDAGDQWAASEAIEEEEASPGDLIFFSSQPPQLDHVGLVAGERTFLHASSSLGGVCYSKWDESRWRDMRVGFRRVAGLRQK, from the coding sequence ATGGCGGAGTCGACAACAACGGTGAACCAAGGGGCGAGTCATGGGGAAGCGCTAAAGACGGCGCCTGAGGCAATGCCTGGGACAATGGGGATAACGCCTGAGGCAATGCCTGGGACAACGGCAATATCCATTGTCGAACAGGTCGTTTGTCGTTCCCTCGCCGATGTGTGGAGCGACTGGACCGAGAAACGAGAACGGGTGACGCAAGCATGGCTAGGCAGCCGGGTGGAGGTTGTCGCGGGTGAGCAAGAGCCAAGGGATGGCTGGCGCAAGGTTCGCCTCCCCGACCAGGGCGATTATGACGGCTGGATGCGTGTGGAAGATGTGACGCACCTCGCCATAACTGACCCCAGTCCTCTGTGTGTCATCACCGAACCGGTCGTTAAGGTGGCGCCGAGCTCCCCGACCCTGCAAGGCGGTTTCTTTTCCGACCGGCAAGGCCCGACTCCCTTCAGCGAACTGTCGCGGGAAGGGGAAGACGAAGACTGGCTGCCCATGGGCGTTCGATTGCCCTTGATGGAATGCAGCGGAGGAGCGGCGGCGCTGCAGATGTTCGACGGTTCCCTTCGCTGGGCGCCGGAAGAGGCGATAGGCCGTTGGCCGAGCGCAGACCGTCAATCGGGCCAGGGCGTTCTCCATCTAGCGGCGAAGTTTCTTGGCCGCCCCTACCTCTGGGGGGGAATGGGCTGGCCCGGCATCGACTGTTCCGGCCTCGTCTTCATCGCTTTTTGGACGTCAGGGATTCAGATCCCCCGGGACGCGGGGGATCAGTGGGCGGCGTCAGAGGCAATCGAGGAGGAAGAGGCCAGTCCCGGCGATCTCATCTTCTTTTCCAGCCAACCACCCCAACTGGATCATGTGGGTTTGGTGGCCGGGGAAAGAACATTTCTCCACGCATCGAGCAGTCTGGGCGGTGTCTGCTATTCGAAATGGGATGAAAGCCGCTGGAGGGATATGCGGGTAGGCTTTCGAAGGGTAGCCGGTTTACGACAAAAATAA
- a CDS encoding alkaline phosphatase family protein, translating into MRRKKVIMFIIDSLHPQVLDDVTQDGSAPVLAFLRKKGISHSRVVSAFPTMTPTALSSIATGAYADKHKVPGFIWFSEMSQRLVNYGATPGAIMKLGVFQTVKNLLYNLNQEHINPRIETFHEILEDRGYTSGNINFFIYRGRKKREPHLPLLIRLAAWLRLRGPVFGPENLALGECCLSPSLQGFRGPAGPFNKFGFNDRFSCMAASELIRRGKQPDFMMVYLPDNDGYSHRVGPLNTHPCVRKADRMIQTVLNAFPSWERALEENAFLVAGDHSQCPVDANHSTVLLDKMLAGFRRMEMLSWGSARRYDITICPNERMAIVYVLRNQESVLPAVVDTLSGDERIAQIMWREGERIRVIQGGSRKSLTFWREEIYKDTFGAAWNFCGDLSVVDGEVRDGLLHFGEYPDAFSRIASALESQVTPRVLLSARPGFEFYADDSPIYPGGGSHGSLHESDSIVPTLLAGTDFDLPNLRVSDFFHWLMELLPASSR; encoded by the coding sequence GTGCGTCGGAAGAAAGTGATCATGTTTATCATCGATTCCTTGCATCCGCAGGTCCTCGATGACGTGACCCAGGATGGTTCCGCGCCTGTCCTCGCCTTTTTACGGAAAAAAGGCATCAGTCACTCACGGGTCGTCTCGGCCTTTCCGACGATGACCCCGACTGCGTTAAGTTCAATCGCTACCGGGGCCTATGCGGACAAGCACAAGGTTCCCGGTTTCATTTGGTTTTCCGAGATGAGCCAGCGGCTCGTCAACTATGGGGCCACGCCAGGCGCCATCATGAAGCTTGGCGTCTTTCAGACCGTCAAAAACCTGCTCTACAACCTCAACCAGGAACATATCAATCCCCGGATCGAAACCTTCCACGAAATCCTGGAAGACCGGGGATACACGTCCGGCAACATCAACTTTTTCATCTACCGGGGACGCAAAAAGCGGGAGCCCCACCTGCCCCTGCTGATCCGCCTGGCCGCCTGGCTGCGGTTGCGCGGGCCCGTCTTTGGGCCGGAGAACCTGGCCCTCGGCGAATGCTGCCTTTCCCCAAGCCTGCAGGGATTTCGCGGTCCTGCCGGACCCTTCAACAAGTTCGGCTTCAACGACCGCTTCTCATGCATGGCCGCGTCGGAACTGATCCGCCGGGGCAAGCAGCCCGATTTCATGATGGTCTACCTGCCTGACAATGACGGCTACTCCCACCGCGTCGGACCGCTCAACACCCACCCCTGCGTCCGCAAGGCTGACCGGATGATCCAGACGGTGCTCAACGCCTTCCCCTCCTGGGAGCGCGCCCTGGAGGAGAACGCTTTTCTCGTCGCTGGCGACCATTCCCAGTGCCCTGTCGACGCCAACCATTCGACGGTGCTGCTGGACAAGATGCTCGCCGGTTTTCGACGGATGGAGATGCTCTCTTGGGGATCGGCGCGACGCTATGACATCACCATCTGTCCCAATGAGCGAATGGCCATCGTGTATGTCCTGCGCAACCAGGAGTCGGTGCTGCCAGCCGTTGTCGACACCCTGTCCGGCGATGAGCGCATCGCCCAGATCATGTGGCGGGAAGGGGAGCGCATCCGCGTCATCCAGGGCGGCTCCCGCAAATCGCTCACCTTCTGGCGCGAGGAAATCTATAAAGACACCTTTGGCGCCGCTTGGAATTTCTGTGGCGACCTGTCGGTCGTGGACGGTGAAGTTCGCGACGGCCTGCTGCACTTTGGCGAGTACCCTGACGCCTTCTCCCGCATCGCCTCGGCGCTGGAGAGCCAGGTGACGCCACGGGTGCTCCTCTCGGCCCGGCCGGGTTTTGAGTTTTACGCCGACGATTCGCCGATCTATCCGGGCGGCGGCAGCCACGGCTCGCTCCATGAGAGCGACTCCATCGTCCCGACACTGCTGGCCGGCACAGACTTCGACCTGCCCAACCTGCGGGTGAGCGACTTCTTCCACTGGTTGATGGAGTTGTTGCCGGCGTCGTCGCGGTAA
- a CDS encoding dihydroorotate dehydrogenase: protein MGKLNLQVNLGGLAMKNPVTTASGTFGFGLEFAPFIDLARLGAIVVKGTTLEPREGNATPRMAETPAGMLNAIGLQNPGVDAFLRDYLPPLREIETPVIVNLSGNSVDDYGRLASILDGADSVAALEVNISCPNVKQGGIQFGTLPASAAAVTRSVRENTKKPVIVKLSPNVTDITEMARAVVDAGADALALINTLLGMDIDIRTRRPVLANIFGGLSGPAVKPVALRMIYQVHKAVKVPILGMGGIMNGQDAIAFLLAGATAIAVGTANFTNPRATMDILDGIGEYCIREGVRDVNELIGAAH, encoded by the coding sequence ATGGGTAAGCTGAACCTGCAGGTCAACCTGGGCGGGCTGGCCATGAAAAACCCAGTCACGACCGCCTCAGGCACCTTTGGCTTCGGCCTGGAGTTCGCCCCCTTTATCGATCTCGCCCGCCTCGGCGCCATCGTCGTCAAGGGAACGACCCTGGAGCCGCGAGAAGGCAACGCGACGCCGCGCATGGCCGAGACGCCGGCGGGCATGCTGAATGCCATCGGCCTGCAAAACCCCGGCGTCGACGCCTTCCTCCGCGACTACCTGCCGCCGCTGCGTGAAATCGAGACACCGGTGATCGTCAACCTGAGCGGCAACAGCGTGGACGACTACGGTCGACTGGCATCGATTTTGGACGGCGCCGACAGTGTGGCCGCCCTGGAGGTCAACATCTCCTGCCCCAACGTCAAACAGGGGGGCATCCAGTTCGGCACCCTGCCCGCCTCGGCGGCGGCGGTGACCCGGAGTGTCCGGGAGAACACGAAAAAACCGGTCATCGTCAAGCTCTCGCCCAATGTGACCGACATCACCGAGATGGCCCGGGCGGTTGTCGACGCCGGCGCAGACGCCCTGGCGCTGATCAACACCCTGCTGGGCATGGACATCGACATCCGCACCCGCCGTCCCGTCTTGGCCAACATCTTCGGCGGCCTCTCGGGCCCTGCCGTCAAGCCGGTGGCCTTACGCATGATCTACCAGGTGCACAAAGCCGTCAAGGTTCCCATTCTGGGAATGGGCGGGATCATGAACGGACAGGACGCCATCGCCTTTTTGCTGGCCGGGGCGACGGCCATCGCTGTAGGGACAGCCAACTTCACCAATCCGCGCGCCACGATGGACATCCTGGACGGGATCGGGGAATACTGCATCCGTGAAGGCGTTCGAGACGTCAACGAATTGATCGGCGCCGCCCATTGA
- a CDS encoding dihydroorotate dehydrogenase electron transfer subunit, whose translation MPTQKTSSINSSAVLADAVILSQEELKAGFFRLVLAAPELARRCQPGQFVQVRVSDGVAPLLPRPISIHSFDGELGILSLLYHVAGQGTGKLSRLPAGESLRIWGPLGKGWSLPENLTDGSAAMPAYVDIDKEKTLPVFVAGGIGIAPLPPLAKAWRNAGSEALLLYGARSAGQIVTVDEFTAMGVDVRIATEDGSAGVTGRVTELLKELDRKGKEPLLYVCGPKPMLQAVAQLADERGWLCQVSLEERMCCGLGACLSCVCKKKTDDQKEGGKGWTHAKVCTDGPVFWSREVVWNG comes from the coding sequence GTGCCTACGCAAAAAACTTCCTCTATTAATAGTTCTGCCGTGCTGGCCGACGCCGTTATCTTATCTCAAGAGGAACTGAAAGCAGGCTTTTTTCGCCTCGTCCTGGCAGCGCCGGAACTGGCCCGGCGCTGCCAGCCCGGCCAGTTTGTCCAGGTCCGTGTCAGCGACGGCGTCGCTCCCCTGTTGCCCCGCCCGATCAGCATTCACAGCTTTGACGGCGAGTTGGGCATCCTCTCCCTGCTCTACCATGTGGCCGGACAGGGCACCGGGAAGCTGTCCCGCCTCCCGGCCGGGGAATCGCTCCGGATCTGGGGACCCCTCGGGAAAGGCTGGAGCCTGCCTGAAAACCTGACCGATGGGTCGGCTGCAATGCCGGCGTATGTGGACATAGACAAAGAAAAAACGCTGCCCGTCTTTGTCGCCGGCGGCATCGGCATTGCGCCGCTGCCGCCCCTGGCCAAGGCCTGGCGCAACGCCGGTTCAGAAGCGCTCCTGCTCTACGGCGCCCGCTCTGCCGGCCAGATCGTCACGGTCGATGAGTTCACCGCCATGGGTGTCGATGTGCGCATCGCCACAGAAGACGGCTCGGCGGGCGTGACCGGCCGCGTCACGGAACTGCTCAAGGAACTCGATAGGAAGGGCAAAGAGCCCCTGCTCTACGTCTGCGGTCCCAAGCCGATGCTACAAGCGGTGGCCCAACTGGCTGACGAGCGGGGATGGCTCTGCCAGGTCTCGCTGGAGGAGCGCATGTGCTGCGGCCTCGGCGCCTGCCTCTCTTGTGTCTGCAAGAAAAAAACCGATGACCAAAAAGAGGGCGGCAAAGGATGGACCCATGCCAAGGTCTGCACCGACGGCCCCGTCTTCTGGAGCAGGGAGGTGGTCTGGAATGGGTAA
- the carB gene encoding carbamoyl-phosphate synthase large subunit — translation MPKDPTLRRVMVIGSGPIVIGQAAEFDYAGTQACGALREEGLEVILVNSNPATIMTDANIADRVYIEPLTPEFVTRILRKERPDGLLPTLGGQVGLNIARSLAKSGILDELGVRLLGTPLTAIEKAEDRELFKDMMEQIGEPVPESTIVESVEDALAFGEKVGFPLIIRPAYTLGGTGGGIATDMESLKTISIKGLKHSAIHQILVERSVAGWKEIEYEVIRDGANNCITICNMENIDPVGIHTGDSIVVAPSQTLSDKEYQMLRAASLKIIRSLGIEGGCNVQYALNPKSYEYIVIEVNPRVSRSSALASKATGYPIAKVAAKIAIGKTLDEIKNAVTGKTYACFEPALDYCVLKIPRWPFDKFADAKRTLGTQMKATGEVMAIDRAFEPALMKAVRSMEMGVVGLWHKDIADWNDDDLETGLVEADDRRLFVVAEAMRRGWTLERLHNLTKIDMFFLVKISNLVRIEQELARFAGQGLDKLPADLLKKAKRMGFADADLSRITGIAEMDLRAYRFDSGIKPVYKMVDTCAAEFEAETPYFYSSYDREDEAAPTARPKIAVIGSGPIRIGQGIEFDYCSVHSVWAIRDADYESVIINNNPETVSTDFDTADRLYFEPLLPEDVVHVLAKEQPQGVIVQFGGQTAINLAGPLEKAGFSIIGTSVDDIDRAEDRDRFDQVLIELGITKPAGHTATSVEGALEVAREIGYPVLVRPSYVLGGRAMEIVYTDEDLESYMANAVKVNPDHPVLVDKYLIGTEIEVDAIADGEQVLIPGIMEHVERAGVHSGDSTAVFPAQGLTKEQTDTIIDYTTRLALHLNVRGVVNIQYVLHEGQIYVIEVNPRSSRTVPYLSKVTGIPIIKIATRIILGETLAAQGYQGGLAPAPAYTAVKAPVFSFGKLLDVETSLGPEMKSTGEVMGVDADFHKAFYKALVAAGMDIPVKGTILATIADKDKEEAIPLLKEFSELGYNLVATSGTADALHSDGVVVQRVNKIGEGSPHLIDLVREDQVQLIINTLTKGKQPERDGFRIRRAAVEHSIPCLTSLDTARVILQTLRTIHGGGDFAMVPLQEYLA, via the coding sequence ATGCCGAAGGATCCCACACTGCGCCGGGTCATGGTCATCGGTTCCGGCCCCATCGTCATCGGCCAGGCGGCCGAGTTCGACTACGCTGGCACCCAGGCCTGTGGCGCCCTCAGAGAAGAAGGGCTGGAAGTCATCCTCGTCAATTCCAACCCGGCCACGATCATGACCGACGCCAACATCGCCGACCGGGTCTATATTGAGCCCCTGACCCCGGAATTCGTCACCCGCATCCTGCGCAAGGAACGGCCTGACGGCCTGCTGCCGACCCTCGGCGGCCAGGTGGGCCTCAACATCGCCCGCTCCCTCGCCAAGAGCGGCATCCTCGACGAACTGGGCGTCCGTCTCCTCGGCACGCCCCTGACGGCCATCGAAAAGGCGGAAGACCGGGAACTCTTCAAAGACATGATGGAACAGATCGGCGAACCGGTCCCTGAATCGACCATCGTCGAATCGGTCGAGGACGCCCTGGCTTTCGGCGAAAAGGTCGGCTTCCCGCTGATCATCCGCCCCGCCTACACCCTCGGCGGCACCGGCGGCGGCATCGCCACCGATATGGAATCCCTGAAGACCATCTCGATCAAAGGCCTCAAACACTCGGCCATCCACCAGATCCTTGTCGAGCGCAGCGTCGCCGGCTGGAAGGAGATCGAGTACGAGGTCATCCGTGACGGCGCCAACAACTGCATCACCATCTGCAACATGGAAAACATCGACCCTGTCGGCATCCACACAGGCGACTCCATTGTCGTGGCCCCTTCGCAGACCCTCTCCGACAAGGAGTACCAGATGCTGCGGGCGGCCTCCCTGAAGATCATCCGTTCGCTGGGTATCGAAGGCGGTTGCAACGTCCAGTACGCCTTAAACCCCAAATCCTACGAATACATCGTCATCGAGGTCAACCCGCGCGTCAGCCGTTCATCGGCGCTGGCGTCGAAAGCCACCGGCTACCCCATCGCCAAGGTGGCCGCGAAAATCGCCATCGGCAAAACCCTCGATGAGATCAAAAACGCCGTCACCGGCAAGACCTACGCCTGCTTCGAACCGGCCCTCGACTACTGTGTCCTCAAGATCCCCCGCTGGCCCTTCGACAAGTTCGCCGACGCCAAGCGCACCCTGGGCACGCAGATGAAGGCCACCGGCGAGGTAATGGCCATCGACCGCGCCTTCGAGCCGGCCCTGATGAAGGCCGTCCGCTCCATGGAGATGGGCGTCGTCGGCCTCTGGCACAAGGACATTGCCGACTGGAACGATGACGACCTGGAAACTGGGCTCGTCGAAGCCGACGACCGGCGGCTCTTCGTCGTCGCCGAGGCGATGCGTCGCGGCTGGACGCTGGAGCGGCTCCATAACCTGACCAAGATCGATATGTTCTTCCTCGTCAAGATCAGCAACCTCGTTCGCATCGAACAGGAATTGGCCCGATTCGCCGGTCAGGGATTGGACAAACTGCCCGCCGACCTGCTGAAAAAAGCCAAACGGATGGGCTTCGCCGACGCCGACCTCTCTCGCATCACCGGCATCGCCGAAATGGATCTGCGCGCCTACCGCTTTGACAGCGGCATCAAGCCGGTCTACAAGATGGTCGACACCTGCGCCGCCGAGTTCGAGGCCGAGACGCCCTACTTCTATTCCTCCTATGACCGGGAAGACGAAGCGGCGCCGACGGCGCGGCCGAAGATCGCTGTCATCGGTTCCGGCCCGATCCGCATCGGCCAGGGCATCGAGTTCGACTACTGCTCCGTCCACTCCGTCTGGGCCATCCGTGACGCCGACTACGAGTCGGTGATCATCAACAACAACCCCGAGACGGTCTCCACCGACTTCGACACAGCCGACCGGCTCTACTTCGAACCGCTCCTGCCGGAAGACGTCGTCCACGTCCTGGCCAAGGAACAGCCCCAGGGCGTCATCGTCCAGTTCGGCGGCCAGACGGCCATCAACCTGGCCGGCCCCCTCGAAAAGGCCGGGTTTTCCATCATCGGCACCTCGGTCGATGACATCGACCGGGCCGAAGACCGGGATCGTTTCGACCAGGTGCTGATCGAACTGGGCATCACCAAGCCGGCCGGCCATACAGCCACTTCGGTTGAGGGCGCGCTGGAAGTCGCCCGCGAGATCGGCTACCCTGTCCTCGTCCGTCCTTCCTACGTCCTCGGCGGACGGGCCATGGAGATCGTCTACACCGACGAAGACCTGGAATCCTACATGGCCAACGCCGTCAAGGTCAATCCGGACCATCCGGTTCTCGTCGACAAGTACCTCATCGGCACGGAGATCGAGGTTGACGCCATCGCCGACGGCGAGCAGGTGCTCATCCCGGGGATCATGGAGCATGTGGAGCGGGCCGGCGTCCACTCGGGCGACTCGACAGCCGTCTTCCCGGCCCAGGGCCTGACCAAAGAGCAGACCGACACGATCATCGACTACACGACCCGCCTGGCCTTGCACCTGAATGTCCGCGGCGTCGTCAACATCCAGTATGTCCTCCATGAGGGGCAGATCTATGTCATCGAGGTCAACCCCCGTTCCAGCCGGACGGTGCCCTATCTCTCCAAGGTGACCGGCATCCCCATCATCAAGATTGCCACCCGCATCATCCTCGGCGAGACCCTGGCCGCCCAGGGCTATCAGGGCGGACTGGCCCCGGCTCCTGCCTACACGGCCGTCAAGGCGCCCGTATTCTCCTTCGGCAAGCTCCTCGATGTGGAAACCTCCCTCGGTCCCGAGATGAAGTCGACGGGCGAGGTCATGGGCGTCGACGCCGACTTCCACAAAGCCTTCTACAAGGCCCTCGTGGCGGCGGGGATGGACATCCCGGTCAAGGGCACCATCCTGGCCACCATCGCCGACAAGGACAAGGAAGAAGCGATTCCTCTCTTAAAAGAGTTCTCCGAACTGGGCTACAACCTGGTGGCCACCTCAGGCACCGCTGACGCGTTGCATAGCGACGGCGTCGTGGTCCAGCGGGTCAACAAGATCGGCGAGGGCTCGCCCCACCTGATCGACCTGGTGCGGGAAGACCAGGTCCAACTGATCATCAACACCCTCACCAAGGGCAAACAGCCGGAGCGGGACGGCTTCCGCATCCGCCGGGCTGCGGTGGAGCACTCCATCCCCTGCCTGACCTCCCTTGACACGGCCCGGGTGATCCTCCAGACCCTGCGCACCATTCACGGCGGCGGCGACTTCGCCATGGTGCCGCTGCAAGAGTATCTCGCCTAA